The DNA window CCCATTTCTGTCAAGcaccctcctcctcctcctcctggTGCTTGCAGGAAGCCATTGGTGGCCTCGGCCACAGAGGCCACTTGGAAGTTGTTGTCTACAAAAGCCATGGATGAACCGTCAAATGAGCTGTGTCCTGTTGCAGAAAACGGTAACTGGGAAGACGATGAGGAGGTTGACGATGAATCCATGCTTATGTTCATACTCATGATGTCGTGTTCTTGCATTGCCATTATCCCTCCATACATCATGTCGAATCTAGGATCTGATGATTCATGGCTGTATGGAGAGGACGAAAGGTtgttttttaaccttttctttAACGTGGAATTCCAAAAGTTCTTTATTTCGTTGTCTGTTCGTCCAGGCAAACGAGATGCAATTTGAGACCACCTGTTGATTGTTTCCAAAGAAAATTGGATTGATTAGTCTCGAAACTCGAATAAAGAATTGATGCACAAGGGAACCCTTCAAACATGCCAAATGTTTATAAATCCGACACCATTTGAATAAAGATCTGATTTACAACATAACAAGTAATGCTCATTTTTTCACACCATCTTTACAAAATTCCTAGGAACGCAATGTATTCTCTATGTAATATGACATGAAATCCATGACATTACCAATGTTGAACACATATAAACCaaataatcatatcatattacaACCATAACTTATCTAAACAAAGCTATCACGAATGACAAGTTTCTGGATTTAGTGAGCATATAGTCTCCCCAAAAGAAACTCTCATTTGGgtatgaagaaaaatgagtgaaggagggagagagggagagagggagagagagaggaccTGTTGCCTATGAGGGAATGCAAATGCACAATAAGCTCTTCTTCCTGGGGAGAGAAGGCTCCACGTTTAAGGTCAGGGCGAAGATAATTAATCCAACGAAGACGACAACTCTTGCCACATCTCTGAAGCCCTGCATTCCTAGCAATGTCACTCCAACAGCCCTGCCCATTGTTCAACATATACCTCATCAGCTTCTCGTCCTCCTCCGGTGACCACAGCCCTTTCCGGTATTTGTTCTTCTCAGCATTCTCTTTCCCGGGAACCACTTCCGgttttctcattcttctctcttctcttcttatgtgttttttttttttttttttttttttttttttttNGGTCACTGCATGGAGAATTGtacatatatatgtgtgtgtgtgttgtgAGAGGTATGtacagagagaaaaagagaaggctTCATGGCGTGGTAAGGGTGATGATGATGGAGACGGTTGGGGATGCTTTGGTTGCTTGAAGAATATGGGTTTGAATGGTGAATgtgttgagagagagagagagaagattgTGTTGGTTGGTTGCTAGGTGGAGTGGAAAACGGATTGGAGGGGGACCTCCATTTGTGTATGTGTCTCTCaatggagagagagatagagagggAAGGGGATGTTTGGTCTTCTTGTCTTTGACTCAATTCTTGTcctttttttgcatttttcttcACTCACAAGGTAATCATTGTCTCTGTATAACAAAGAGCTACAGTTTTGCTTCCACTTCACAtaataatctctctctctctctctctctctagagaCACGTGACTATGAAGAATAaacctagagagagaaagtacaTTGGTACTTTGGGATGTGTTTCTTTTAGTGTTCCACAACTTgataaatgtttttctttttcttccttccattGATCCCTTCAATTCAAGATTGGACTgtccaattatttttaattctctgTTCATGAGATCTCCTTTCATTCAAGGCCACTGTTTGAACAGATTTCTTCACCAACATAAATGTATAACACCAAATCCTACAACCATTTGCCTCTTCTTATGACAAAAGCATGACTAAATCTtctaaagaaaattgattttccTAAAGAGACATCATGGACATATCATCTTTCTCTGGTCTATATTGTACAAAATGGATAGATTGATTgtgttttatttgaataaaagtTAATTGGTCTACATGTACACACTTAATACATGTCATAGAAGTGATGGAAAGAATTTGAACAGTTTTGAggtatgagatcccacatcagtaaaaaaggaaaacgaagcattccatATAAGGGTATAAAAACTTCTGCCTActgacacgttttaaaaactttgaggaagtccgaaagagaaaacccaaaaaggacaatatctgctagcggtaggcttgagtcattctaaatggtatcagagccagacaccgggcagtgtaccagcaaggacgctgggcccccaaggggggtggattgtgagatcccacatcagttggagaggggaacgaaacattccttataagagggTAGAAatccgttttaaaaactttgagaagaagcccaaaagggaaaacccaaagaagacaatatctactaatagtAGGCTTGGGACGTTACAAATGataggtcgttacaaatggtatcagagccaggcaccggacagtgtgccagcgaggacactgggttcacgaggggggtggattgtgagatccccatcagttggagaggggaacggagcattccttataagagtgtagaaatctctccctagccgTTGGAATATTTCGAATGAATATAATAAGTTGAAAACCTGGTTGTTTTCTATAACTTGATGCGGGCCAAACTTCCTCAAGAAGATGGATCATAAAAGCATACAGCAAGAAGTGGGGCCTTCAACACACCGATTTGATCCTCAAAAAATCTCACGGTATTGGTGTGCCCTTCCAACATTTggtaccttttatttttcctgttttcaagagaagagaatgaaaaagaagagccAAAATTGTAATCAAACAGATCTAAAATAATTGTAGTGGGTACACAGTGCAATGCAATAATCAAAAACTTAATCTAATGAATATGGTAAATCAGTTTGTGAGCATTCTTGATAATAAAGTCACATGAACAGATATTGCTTGCTACATCAATTAAGAGATAACATGACCCATCTAATAGTTAGCTCCATTAATTGCAACAGTAACTCAAATTCCTTCATTACCAACAACAATTTCAAGCAATCTAGCTAGCCTAATTGATTGTCTACGTGGTATTTGTGTATTCTTATCCAAAAACATACCCATCATTGCTGTCAATTGCTTGGAATGCgcataaaaattatacaagtATTCCATACGTATTCATCACCCTTCCCTATTCATTCTTACCTGATCAAGAACAGAGTTTGCAAGTTTAGATCCTTTCTGATAACATAGATTTTGTGCAGGTCATGCTACAAAAATTGATATCACTAAATCACAGATACACTGCAAAAGAGCGAAACACAGACagaaaaatttttaaaaatgaaaaagaaagaaagaacaaacctACCTTCTTTCAAGAAAGTCTTTTTTAAGCAATTCGTTCCTCTACCTAATCCCTCTCCCTGCATGCTAAGtttgagagaaagaaaatcccTCTATGCACCATATTATCGGGGAAAATACATCACTATTTCCAGTCATTGTCACAAAGAAAACAGTTCTACAGGTCCTTGTCAATTCATGAGATTGCAAGGGAAAATATGTTGTTTTTTAGTCTGAGCATCCCTATGTTTTCCCCCCTGAAAGAGTAAGTAATTTTCCTGAGCAAAAAAGCAAATGAGAGACTCCAAAGTTACTCAAATGTTCAATAAAGCGCTCTATTCTATCTATATACAGCTGTACCAAAAATCCAAGTCATGATTATGATCCAACACAAAGCAACATCCTACTTGGATACAAAGATAAGAAAACCAACCTGTTCCTCAATACAACTGGCAATCATCAGCGACACAAGGAGAATTTAATTGcagatttcttttttcttttttaagaactTGTATTCATATCAAAACAAAAGCTTTTCGACCCAAAATCATGATACAAAAAGTGGAAGAACTCAAAGAAACCTCAGATAAAAGGTGAATGTCTTTCATGTTAGTGCTTCTATTGAAAGTGCCTCTTCTGCATCTGAGACCCCAAGAGATGCTGTCATCATAAGGAAAAGCAGATCAGTGCTACAAAAGAAGTCCAGCTTTTTATATCCCAGGAATAGCAGATGGCATTTGGTGAATACAGAAAAggcaaatgaaagaatatacaaaaattaacatagtaaaaaaatcattgaacTTCATATAAATCCAGAAAAGGACAAgggaaaataaatggaaaaattaaGACACTGAAATCATTGAACTCCATTCCAAATGTAAAGCATCATGATTTTCAAAGCGCAGGAAAACTAAGATGAGAAGCTTGTATTCTTTGAAGAATACACTTGCATTTTACTTGATATCACGTATTACCAATCCAAAGGTTGTAATCAGAACAACTAAAGTTTATTGTAGCCAGGAAGTGCTACCAAAAAACTTTGTATTAGGGAAGGATCCAAGTCAGTCAAAAATTGTGGCATTAATATGTCATAACGCCACATGTAAACACTCACATGGTCGAGTGGACAACTTATGAAATGTTGTGTATCACAAGTTGAGACaacctaaaagaaaatgaaaataattccCACTGCAAAAaacttgagatatttgaaattttaacatttctCGTTGAGATTGTGTTGTACAATCAATTGTTTCTCCAATTTAATGAAGAGTCCGGATGCAATTTCTCATTGCACGATCTGTTGAATTTGTTGATTATATTGGTGGTTCCAGAAGGAATGGAAGCAACAAAATCTGCAAGGAGAGATCTTGTAAACTAGAACCTcgaaaaattttatttcagcCTCATAGTAACAATTGGGTAGTGAGATATGAAGCCATTAGTTTGTATTACCATTGATACTGATAGACCTGTCGTCATTTGGAAGAAAACTTAGCATCGATTCTGAAGTACCTGGGAATAAGATACTCTTAAACCAAGTAGCTTTTACTAGATTATAATCCACCGAAACTCTTATTTCCACTTAGACGGTTGTATACCATCATATCAAGTTAAGGTAAAAGGGCAACAAAAATAAcggggaaaaaaaagaaaatatctttttCCATTAACATGGATGACAGAATGACGACGATGGACATTGTGCCACAGAAGTTGAACATCTTTTCAGAGTCCATCAGAAGTTACAGGTTGACGCAAGAACCTCTCCATTTGACGTGCCCGGGTTTTAATGGACATGTCCAATACCTTCTCGCCAAATTCTACAACTAGACCACCAAGTATGCTGGGATCAATCTGGCAAATACAAGAGTACTGTTATATTTTCTCAGAAGGCATGCATGCAATTTGAAGCCTAAAAAATTTCCAACCGAAGTACCTTCTGCTCTAGCTTAACCTTCTTGCCCTGTCCAATTATATCTTGCAACGTCTCCGTcaattctttctcttcttgtgGTGGAATGGGCTGGGAAAAAACCAATCAGTTGTAAGGTGCATTGAGGTTTATAcaatttaatatcaattttttttttctgttttggtAAGAACTTTGAAATactaatttgaaatataatatgtCAAATAGAGGTAAAATTACACAGAGCCGAAAGATAAGTTGTGGTTCAATATTTTAGATGACAATAAATTTACTTCAGGTATCTCTGTGACTGACATTTTCATCCGAGAACAACGAATGGATAGAATCAATAcgctaaaagtaaaataaacgTAAATAATTCGATAAGGCTCCTaacacaaatatataaaaggcATCCCACGACATCCACAAATCAGTTGCCAAATTCCAATGAGTCATCATCCCATAGACACAAATATCACTTTGCACAAGTTAATGCTAAATATATTCCACGTTGAACTTTGTAGCCGAGAATCTGGTGGTTGCctgaattaaaagaaaataaaataaaataaaataaaaagggcaGANNNNNNNNNNNNNNNNNNNNNNNNNNNNNNNNNNNNNNNNNNNNNNNNNNNNNNNNNNNNNNNNNNNNNNNNNNNNNNNNNNNNNNNNNNNNNNNNNNNNNNNNNNNNNNNNNNNNNNNNNNNNNNNNNNNNNNNNNNNNNNNNNNNNNNNNNNNNNNNNNNNNNNNNNNNNNNNNNNNNNNNNNNNNNNNNNNNNNNNNNNNNNNNNNNNNNNNNNNNNNNNNNNNNNNNNNNNNNNNNNNNNNNNNNCGGAGTGCAGGACGATTCGGACCTCAAAAATTTGCTGAGGACAGGGATGGTGGATCTCATGCGACTAGCCAACGCCATTTCTCTACAAAGAAACCCTAACTTCTCAAACACAGGGTTCGGCCTTGCAGGTTATGAGGAGAGAACAGAAGTTTCAGATTCGAGTTTCGAGCTGCAAAGAAGAAAGTGAGAGTTCTTACCGCTAAAACCACCTGCGATAATACGGGATTTTTCATGAAACCCCCGCTAGATTCTGACACGtataacctaatttttttccttttaccaattttcaattttcaaaaatagcataatcaaaataaaatcaatttctttataGAAAATTCCTATAAAATTTGTACtttgtaataaatatatttctcaacttttaaaagcataatactcttaaattaaaaaaaaaaatgataaaaaaaactattaatatatcattttaagaatattaaagaatttaaaaaaattgtataatactctaaaaaaaatatagagatgGTAACCGTTTATACGCACATCGTCACATCCTtacattttatcttttttttttttcttttccttcgcTTCAATTTGTGCCCTAACACTTTATATTCctctctttgtttcttctctGGTTCAATACACTcttactcttattttttctatttccgAGTCTCTAAAACT is part of the Cucurbita pepo subsp. pepo cultivar mu-cu-16 chromosome LG03, ASM280686v2, whole genome shotgun sequence genome and encodes:
- the LOC111790441 gene encoding transcription factor MYB46-like — encoded protein: MRKPEVVPGKENAEKNKYRKGLWSPEEDEKLMRYMLNNGQGCWSDIARNAGLQRCGKSCRLRWINYLRPDLKRGAFSPQEEELIVHLHSLIGNRWSQIASRLPGRTDNEIKNFWNSTLKKRLKNNLSSSPYSHESSDPRFDMMYGGIMAMQEHDIMSMNISMDSSSTSSSSSQLPFSATGHSSFDGSSMAFVDNNFQVASVAEATNGFLQAPGGGGGGCLTEMGMRMEERFRYECLEGERSMEIEREVVCVPHEEMMNHPPLMNNKSSFGQYLGTNEQNLNVEEMFGDMGSHGHLQDSLKMGNNEWDLESFMQDISSLPHFL